A portion of the Alicyclobacillus vulcanalis genome contains these proteins:
- a CDS encoding HNH endonuclease, with amino-acid sequence MDEIIELYEQGYSQLQIARMLGVSQTKVRNHLIRMGIRLRTRSESHQNRKKLGLNRRDFVGRKKSGGYYKVYVPDHPYADSRGYVFEHRYIMEQILGRYLEDDEVVHHINGDKTDNRPENLQVMKRGEHTKHHIQESQKSDEDCIHALTWFYETYGRSPRWEDFSFESELIPDDFPSADVIMDRFGTWRKALIAAGLPLNSGYRHNIYQSDINVLLELHHKHPDWSCVRLSRELKNRGIQMSYPTVRKYLELHIQ; translated from the coding sequence ATGGATGAAATAATCGAGCTTTATGAACAGGGGTATAGCCAACTGCAAATTGCTAGGATGCTTGGTGTTTCCCAAACCAAAGTGAGGAACCATTTAATTCGCATGGGCATCAGGTTGCGAACGAGGAGTGAGTCACACCAAAATCGAAAGAAACTTGGCTTGAATAGACGGGATTTCGTAGGAAGAAAGAAATCTGGAGGTTATTACAAAGTCTATGTCCCGGATCATCCCTATGCTGATTCTAGGGGATACGTTTTTGAACATAGGTACATAATGGAACAAATTTTAGGTAGGTATCTAGAAGATGATGAAGTCGTTCATCATATCAATGGCGACAAAACCGACAATCGACCAGAAAACCTACAAGTAATGAAGAGGGGCGAACACACCAAGCACCACATACAAGAAAGTCAGAAGAGCGACGAAGATTGTATACACGCACTAACATGGTTTTATGAAACGTATGGACGCTCGCCCAGATGGGAGGATTTTTCATTTGAGAGCGAATTGATTCCTGATGACTTTCCGTCGGCAGATGTGATTATGGATAGATTCGGAACATGGCGGAAGGCACTTATAGCTGCTGGATTGCCTTTGAATAGCGGTTACAGACACAATATTTATCAGTCAGATATCAATGTGCTTCTGGAGTTACATCACAAACATCCAGACTGGTCATGTGTCAGATTGTCCAGGGAACTTAAAAATCGTGGGATTCAGATGAGTTATCCAACAGTGAGAAAGTACCTGGAGCTTCACATTCAGTGA
- a CDS encoding glycoside hydrolase domain-containing protein, producing MPEAALKYNTFRITDRYLGRIRRRQNLIAGTAQPESSGNGVDLSQYCGPVINQLAEGSCTACTVRDYIWWLQNKYGYPQPVDPSVNGLYYWGRLITGDLTADKGSTFEAVATGAMVWGVVPSSVDPLSENTLYVQPQWSDVVLQASSVTVISPTTASLRAMLDSGKPVGIAIQVTSELYLPTVYDGLYVVDGGTVEQGVGHEVLVVGYQPDPTYGYLYKFQNSWGPDYGNNGFGYFSEAFLQKYMLDAAVMDIPQKPTQPVQPSLSLQIRATDENGNVKSTFSTNETIGIGVSLTNNGQTLLNQYVDISINGQSPSSIPITFEGWNGFPWSASNPGTYTFTASWANLTASTTITVEEAQPQPAPKPTPTPKPTPEPTPKPSNKVLYQAVDCATRLTATTAKAIYDAGYKAVMRYLGNWSKSLTADEVSAIRASGLKLGLIWESDPTYSGYFTTSQAQVDAAAAVAFAQALGAPTGTAIAFTVDYDAALNDMDAIIAYFGVLLSKATDYKVGAYGDVIVIDALYNTYGDKLWYWQTSAWSNGQVNAQRAMYQHTYDVVVGGVQVDVSDVYADPGFWTPSTTPTPKPDPTPSPSPSNGGDSVTILQLGSTGDAVKQLQEDLNKVLGLHLTVDGIYGPQTQAAVKSFQLQHGLTVDGIYGPQTAHAMYKALLALAQKSTSVTVDKSKLEALVNALQAALNAAKALL from the coding sequence ATGCCTGAAGCGGCACTCAAGTACAACACGTTTCGAATCACGGACAGGTATCTCGGACGAATCAGGCGACGGCAGAATCTCATCGCAGGCACGGCGCAACCTGAGTCTTCCGGCAATGGCGTGGACCTGTCGCAGTATTGCGGACCCGTCATCAATCAGTTGGCGGAGGGCTCCTGCACGGCCTGCACCGTGCGCGACTACATTTGGTGGCTCCAGAACAAGTACGGCTATCCGCAGCCTGTGGACCCGTCGGTGAATGGCTTGTACTACTGGGGCCGCCTTATCACGGGCGATCTGACGGCGGACAAAGGCTCGACCTTCGAGGCCGTGGCGACGGGCGCGATGGTCTGGGGTGTCGTGCCATCGAGCGTGGACCCGCTCAGCGAAAACACGCTCTACGTCCAGCCGCAGTGGTCGGACGTCGTGTTGCAGGCGTCGTCTGTGACGGTCATCAGCCCGACGACGGCTTCGTTGCGCGCGATGCTCGACAGCGGTAAGCCGGTCGGCATCGCCATCCAAGTGACCAGCGAACTCTATCTGCCAACGGTGTATGACGGCTTGTACGTGGTGGACGGCGGTACGGTGGAACAGGGCGTCGGGCACGAAGTCCTCGTGGTGGGGTATCAGCCTGACCCCACGTATGGCTACCTGTACAAGTTCCAGAACTCGTGGGGGCCGGACTACGGGAACAATGGCTTCGGGTATTTCTCGGAGGCGTTTTTGCAAAAGTACATGCTCGACGCCGCTGTCATGGACATCCCACAGAAGCCGACACAGCCTGTCCAGCCGAGCTTGTCCCTCCAGATTCGCGCGACCGATGAGAACGGCAACGTCAAGTCCACATTCTCGACGAACGAGACCATCGGTATTGGCGTGAGCCTGACCAACAACGGACAAACGCTCCTGAACCAGTACGTGGACATCTCGATCAATGGCCAGTCACCGTCGTCCATCCCCATCACGTTCGAGGGGTGGAACGGCTTCCCATGGTCGGCCTCGAATCCTGGGACGTACACGTTCACGGCGTCGTGGGCGAACCTGACTGCGAGCACGACCATCACGGTGGAAGAGGCGCAGCCACAACCCGCGCCCAAACCGACGCCTACTCCCAAGCCTACGCCTGAACCAACACCTAAACCGTCGAACAAGGTCCTGTACCAAGCCGTGGACTGCGCGACAAGGCTCACCGCAACTACGGCCAAGGCCATCTATGATGCTGGGTATAAGGCCGTCATGCGGTATCTCGGAAACTGGTCTAAGTCTCTCACCGCCGATGAAGTGTCGGCTATCCGTGCGAGCGGACTGAAACTCGGCCTCATCTGGGAGAGTGACCCGACGTACTCGGGTTACTTTACGACGTCGCAGGCTCAGGTTGATGCAGCGGCGGCGGTGGCTTTTGCACAGGCCCTTGGCGCACCCACGGGCACGGCTATCGCCTTCACGGTCGATTACGACGCCGCCCTCAATGACATGGACGCTATCATCGCATACTTCGGCGTCCTCTTGAGCAAAGCCACGGACTACAAGGTGGGCGCGTATGGCGATGTGATTGTCATCGATGCGCTGTACAACACCTACGGCGACAAACTTTGGTACTGGCAGACAAGCGCGTGGTCGAATGGACAAGTCAATGCACAACGCGCCATGTACCAGCACACCTACGATGTCGTGGTCGGCGGCGTGCAGGTGGACGTGAGCGATGTGTACGCAGACCCCGGCTTCTGGACGCCATCTACAACGCCAACACCCAAACCCGACCCAACTCCTTCACCTTCCCCGAGCAACGGAGGTGATAGCGTGACGATTCTGCAACTCGGAAGCACGGGCGATGCCGTGAAGCAGCTGCAAGAAGACCTGAACAAAGTACTCGGTCTGCATCTCACCGTGGACGGCATCTACGGGCCACAGACGCAGGCAGCCGTGAAGTCGTTCCAGCTGCAGCACGGGCTCACCGTCGATGGCATCTACGGCCCACAGACGGCGCATGCGATGTATAAGGCCCTGTTGGCGCTTGCGCAGAAGAGCACGAGCGTCACCGTGGACAAGTCGAAACTGGAGGCGCTGGTCAACGCGCTGCAAGCGGCACTGAATGCGGCGAAGGCGTTACTCTGA
- a CDS encoding phage tail tip lysozyme encodes MADDQASKELKAIAASLDTLKKALASLNDFNPFADLEDTAAALSDAVRALSDDFDALKAVMDGIVESSKGIQDLAKDLATAQKEGQGLRDTLQGVKDAADGVGNPFREWQTGAESTDSELNDVKESVESIRDTASKDPFAGWSGALAGVQTELAAIADELRAITDMAKSSVLADFTKSVTAASTASKKRSSEVVNLPNLTPEEAEKWFLGLQEDKLPSALKEDYQAAMEAYMGWGKTSPEERDLQAPQAFYEQFQKFAQWQAAQQQAQSAPAEEKAQPEELPTPAWAKGATEINSMLSELPMRALTYGMNAMMGYYGIQSIANSTNNLQAIQEMMQLNNQTVNEAAQSYAMLASMGMTGTSGVQFLQNLMGNLQKEFTPEVGSGALSQQAIILQSLGITRQALTTSPWELLNTIGVRYRQLLAQGRGQQASELLNLTDTSQLAPMLANWNTLQKQTSGINLNMTPQQLNSAVQQNLTLQASLQKLSLAFTQLAVALAPLVEKITKALTDVANAITQSKNPFQAMGNIVNAVVKDLGALPAAILGAIAALKAASFAADVMSGAGLIGEVGKGMSVGKLVGKSGRGIFNLLSRGGEKGAVALGGEAAATGAEAAVAGAAQSVSLLSRLSSVLSSLAAPLTRLGGLFSSLMDGLAAVAAPLADVAEVVGGALLAAFSAIDAPILAVVAAMAAVGVGIYELVTHWKQIGPAMDKAWGAVKGWVDKAYETLSKWADNAKSTLQTWADNAWERIRTWANDTKGTLQTWSEETWQKFMTWKDNLVGWAGGLWDDVKKDFDTWSSNLHTWASGLWGKVSKDWDNFRSNLATWVDNLWGKVKSDWDGFQQSLGGWVSNLWNNVVNDWNSFQTSLGNFVSGLWNNTVKDWNAFTSSVGKWASALWNGAKGGFDSFVSNLQTWAGGLWGAVSGAFQDIKQGFQQWVSDLGATWQAVKNFFTGGGPSTPLPNLKGNSTAQEIWNYLRSQGLTPSAAAGVMGNLMQESSLNPTAVNSSSGAFGIAQWLGPRYTELVQYASKNHTSASNLAAQLGFLWSEIQSGQYVNISKLNSMNPAQAAVYFEENYEKAGSGAALANRENYAEAIYRAFASSTGTHLIYGPFTTSELPSSEKTTSKKSTTSEETKKVSEAASTAQKSLDTYAKTVQTTGTTSTTAAKYVTQASSQSETTVKNWSTNQVTQFKTWSTNTEKEIGTWATQVEKTLSSALNVLLGTFEKWSSSVEKALEGWSAQTENIFSQWVQHVQSEIAQLVAQAQAAAYAAAAASAASASSASGSVKKGTSVPKLASGGLVTSPTLALIGEAGPEMVLPLNEYPVNPGAIGRLGAGGAGGSGALTINVNVNGPQLTDSSTARKLAQVVANELVQNLKRRGNFDWT; translated from the coding sequence TTGGCCGACGACCAGGCGAGCAAGGAACTTAAGGCGATTGCCGCGTCTCTCGACACGCTGAAAAAAGCCTTGGCCTCGCTCAATGACTTCAACCCGTTCGCCGACCTGGAGGATACGGCTGCCGCGCTTTCGGACGCCGTGCGCGCGCTGTCGGACGACTTTGACGCTCTGAAGGCCGTGATGGATGGCATCGTTGAATCATCCAAAGGGATTCAGGACCTGGCCAAGGACCTCGCGACGGCCCAGAAGGAAGGCCAGGGCTTACGCGATACGTTGCAAGGGGTTAAAGACGCCGCAGATGGCGTAGGCAACCCATTCCGCGAGTGGCAGACGGGCGCGGAAAGCACCGACTCGGAACTGAACGACGTCAAGGAATCCGTGGAGTCCATCCGAGACACGGCATCGAAGGACCCGTTTGCGGGATGGTCCGGGGCGTTAGCGGGCGTGCAGACGGAACTTGCCGCGATTGCGGACGAGCTGCGTGCGATCACCGACATGGCAAAAAGCAGCGTGCTCGCGGACTTCACGAAGTCGGTGACAGCAGCGAGCACAGCCTCGAAGAAGCGTTCGTCTGAGGTTGTGAACCTGCCGAACCTGACGCCGGAAGAGGCGGAGAAGTGGTTCCTCGGCTTGCAAGAGGATAAGCTCCCAAGCGCCCTCAAGGAAGACTATCAGGCGGCGATGGAAGCCTACATGGGATGGGGCAAGACGTCGCCAGAAGAACGCGACTTGCAGGCACCACAGGCGTTCTATGAGCAGTTCCAGAAGTTCGCGCAGTGGCAGGCGGCGCAACAGCAGGCGCAGTCCGCTCCTGCGGAAGAAAAGGCACAGCCTGAGGAACTGCCAACTCCGGCATGGGCGAAGGGCGCAACGGAAATCAACAGCATGCTGAGCGAACTGCCGATGCGTGCCCTGACGTATGGCATGAACGCGATGATGGGCTACTACGGCATCCAGTCCATCGCGAACTCGACGAACAATCTGCAGGCCATCCAAGAGATGATGCAGCTGAACAACCAGACGGTGAACGAGGCCGCGCAGTCCTATGCGATGCTCGCAAGCATGGGCATGACGGGGACAAGCGGCGTGCAGTTTCTTCAGAACCTCATGGGCAACCTGCAGAAGGAGTTCACGCCGGAAGTCGGCTCAGGTGCACTGTCCCAACAAGCCATCATCCTGCAGAGCTTGGGCATCACCCGCCAAGCACTCACGACAAGCCCTTGGGAGCTTTTGAACACCATCGGCGTGCGGTATCGGCAGTTGCTGGCGCAGGGTCGTGGGCAACAAGCATCGGAGCTCCTGAACCTCACCGATACAAGCCAGCTTGCGCCGATGCTTGCGAACTGGAACACGCTGCAGAAGCAGACGTCTGGCATCAACCTGAACATGACACCGCAGCAGCTGAACTCGGCCGTGCAGCAGAACCTCACGCTGCAAGCGAGCCTGCAGAAGCTCTCGCTGGCGTTCACGCAGCTTGCCGTCGCCCTAGCGCCGTTGGTGGAGAAAATCACAAAGGCGCTCACGGACGTGGCAAACGCCATCACCCAGTCGAAGAACCCGTTCCAGGCGATGGGGAACATCGTGAACGCCGTGGTGAAGGACCTCGGCGCACTGCCAGCGGCCATCCTCGGGGCGATTGCGGCGCTCAAAGCCGCGTCGTTTGCGGCAGACGTAATGTCTGGTGCTGGACTCATCGGCGAAGTTGGAAAGGGCATGTCTGTCGGCAAACTCGTCGGTAAGTCCGGGCGCGGCATCTTCAACCTGCTGAGTCGTGGCGGTGAAAAGGGTGCCGTGGCGCTTGGAGGTGAAGCTGCGGCAACGGGCGCTGAAGCTGCAGTGGCCGGAGCGGCGCAATCTGTGAGCTTACTGAGTCGTCTAAGTAGCGTGTTGTCCTCACTGGCTGCACCTCTCACGCGCCTTGGAGGACTCTTCAGTTCGCTGATGGACGGACTGGCCGCTGTGGCAGCGCCATTAGCTGACGTCGCTGAGGTCGTCGGTGGCGCACTTCTTGCGGCATTTTCCGCCATTGATGCGCCTATTCTGGCCGTGGTTGCCGCGATGGCCGCAGTCGGCGTAGGCATCTACGAGCTTGTGACACACTGGAAGCAGATAGGTCCAGCGATGGACAAAGCTTGGGGGGCAGTGAAAGGATGGGTAGATAAAGCCTACGAAACGCTGTCAAAATGGGCGGATAACGCGAAGAGCACGCTCCAGACATGGGCGGACAATGCTTGGGAGCGAATTCGCACTTGGGCTAATGACACAAAGGGTACACTCCAAACATGGTCAGAAGAAACATGGCAAAAGTTCATGACGTGGAAAGACAATCTCGTCGGATGGGCGGGAGGTCTCTGGGACGATGTAAAGAAAGACTTCGATACCTGGTCCTCAAACCTCCACACGTGGGCATCTGGTTTATGGGGGAAGGTGTCTAAGGACTGGGATAACTTTCGCTCCAATCTCGCAACATGGGTAGATAACCTGTGGGGAAAAGTCAAGAGTGATTGGGACGGATTTCAGCAAAGCCTCGGTGGATGGGTATCAAACCTCTGGAATAACGTCGTAAACGATTGGAACTCGTTTCAGACGAGTTTGGGAAACTTCGTATCTGGTCTCTGGAACAACACGGTGAAGGACTGGAATGCCTTCACGTCCTCGGTTGGCAAGTGGGCTTCTGCATTATGGAACGGAGCTAAAGGTGGCTTTGATTCATTCGTTTCTAACCTGCAAACTTGGGCAGGCGGCCTCTGGGGTGCCGTATCTGGCGCGTTCCAGGACATTAAGCAGGGATTCCAGCAGTGGGTTTCTGACTTAGGTGCGACATGGCAAGCGGTAAAGAACTTCTTTACAGGCGGTGGACCTTCAACGCCGCTACCAAACTTGAAGGGCAACTCCACCGCACAGGAAATCTGGAACTATCTGCGGTCACAAGGTCTGACGCCAAGTGCAGCCGCAGGCGTCATGGGCAACCTCATGCAAGAGTCGAGCCTGAACCCGACTGCGGTGAATTCATCGAGCGGCGCGTTTGGCATTGCACAGTGGCTTGGGCCGCGGTACACCGAACTCGTGCAGTATGCGAGCAAGAATCACACGTCCGCGAGCAATCTTGCCGCTCAGCTTGGGTTCCTGTGGTCCGAGATTCAATCCGGCCAGTACGTCAACATCTCAAAACTGAATTCCATGAATCCCGCACAAGCTGCGGTCTACTTCGAGGAGAACTACGAAAAAGCGGGTTCTGGAGCCGCCTTAGCGAATCGCGAAAACTACGCCGAAGCCATCTACCGTGCGTTCGCATCCTCGACTGGCACGCATCTCATCTACGGGCCGTTCACGACATCGGAACTGCCGTCGTCTGAAAAGACCACTTCGAAGAAATCGACCACATCGGAGGAAACGAAGAAGGTCTCCGAAGCGGCCTCGACTGCGCAGAAATCGCTCGATACCTATGCCAAGACGGTACAGACGACGGGGACCACCTCCACAACGGCAGCGAAGTACGTAACGCAAGCGTCCTCGCAATCTGAAACAACCGTGAAGAACTGGTCCACCAACCAGGTGACACAGTTCAAGACGTGGTCGACAAACACCGAGAAGGAGATCGGAACCTGGGCCACGCAGGTTGAGAAGACGCTAAGCAGTGCGCTGAATGTGCTCCTTGGGACATTCGAGAAGTGGTCGTCTTCCGTGGAGAAGGCCCTGGAGGGTTGGAGTGCGCAGACGGAAAACATCTTCAGCCAGTGGGTACAGCATGTGCAGTCGGAAATTGCACAGCTTGTGGCACAGGCTCAGGCAGCAGCGTATGCAGCCGCAGCTGCATCCGCGGCTTCTGCATCGTCTGCCTCCGGTAGCGTTAAAAAGGGCACATCCGTTCCCAAGCTCGCATCCGGTGGTCTTGTGACCTCACCCACGCTTGCACTCATCGGCGAGGCGGGGCCGGAGATGGTACTACCGCTAAACGAGTACCCGGTCAATCCTGGTGCCATTGGAAGGCTGGGGGCTGGAGGCGCAGGTGGAAGCGGAGCGCTTACCATCAACGTGAACGTCAATGGGCCTCAGCTGACCGACTCGTCAACAGCCCGAAAACTCGCGCAGGTGGTGGCAAACGAACTGGTGCAGAATCTCAAGCGGCGCGGGAACTTCGACTGGACATGA
- a CDS encoding C1 family peptidase — MPKYRYLQTATVPYYQPHGNGKVTVDLRKYFGPVYFQGDLGACSAFAATAWYAAWRVKHGHKWVEYSELAQYYEERKLEGTIFQDSGATIWDAVQVLATYGVMPEQDDPYHPSDFTNPPPEQDFIPGSQLPLNLVRRLPLSRLVDYAMDALSNDMPILFGATVFSELESQEVAETGYLSMPAPYEQPIGGHAMVAVGMDVGKRLFLIRNSWGADWGIGGYFWMPFEYWQDFVSEAYVIDDLAFASTQAS; from the coding sequence ATGCCGAAGTACCGCTATCTCCAAACCGCCACCGTTCCGTACTATCAGCCGCATGGCAACGGCAAGGTGACAGTTGACCTGCGCAAGTATTTTGGACCTGTCTATTTTCAAGGCGATCTCGGGGCATGTTCGGCTTTCGCGGCTACGGCGTGGTACGCCGCATGGCGCGTGAAGCACGGTCATAAGTGGGTGGAGTACAGCGAACTCGCGCAGTATTACGAGGAGCGCAAGCTTGAGGGAACCATCTTCCAAGACTCGGGTGCGACCATCTGGGACGCGGTGCAGGTGCTCGCCACATATGGCGTCATGCCCGAGCAGGATGACCCGTACCATCCATCGGACTTCACCAATCCGCCGCCTGAGCAGGACTTCATCCCCGGCTCCCAGTTGCCGCTCAACCTCGTCCGTCGCTTGCCACTCTCTCGCCTCGTAGACTACGCCATGGACGCGCTCAGCAACGACATGCCCATCCTGTTCGGCGCGACGGTGTTCTCGGAGCTTGAGTCGCAAGAAGTGGCGGAGACAGGCTATCTCTCCATGCCTGCGCCGTATGAACAGCCCATCGGCGGTCACGCGATGGTGGCCGTCGGCATGGACGTCGGCAAGCGCCTGTTCCTCATCCGCAACTCGTGGGGCGCTGACTGGGGCATCGGCGGCTACTTCTGGATGCCATTTGAGTACTGGCAGGACTTCGTGAGCGAGGCATACGTCATCGACGACCTTGCGTTTGCATCAACGCAAGCGTCATAA
- a CDS encoding type II toxin-antitoxin system HicB family antitoxin: MVNKADTQNRWYSGANPKQWIDILGRITVTAEFAATGADGHVYIMSATESAEYGWNHLSLETHKPHSSRIDLNYAGGDNMTTYPVILKPDEDGGYVVECPVIPGCFSEGDTEEEALENIKEAIRGLVEVRRELGLEPTLRVRYVEV, translated from the coding sequence TTGGTCAACAAAGCCGATACACAAAACAGGTGGTATTCTGGCGCAAATCCAAAGCAATGGATAGATATCCTCGGCCGCATAACGGTGACAGCGGAATTCGCCGCAACCGGAGCAGATGGCCACGTGTATATCATGAGCGCCACAGAAAGCGCGGAATATGGATGGAATCACTTGAGTTTAGAAACGCATAAACCGCATAGCTCTAGGATAGACCTGAACTATGCGGGTGGTGACAATATGACGACTTATCCTGTGATACTAAAGCCTGATGAGGATGGCGGATATGTAGTGGAGTGTCCTGTTATTCCGGGCTGTTTCTCAGAAGGAGACACGGAAGAGGAAGCGCTCGAAAACATCAAAGAAGCCATTCGTGGCTTAGTTGAAGTGCGGAGGGAACTCGGGTTAGAACCAACACTCCGCGTTCGATACGTGGAGGTATGA
- a CDS encoding type II toxin-antitoxin system HicA family toxin has product MPELPNVSGKELVSALQRAGWTVRRIEGSHYIMWKDGSPPFPIPVHGNKDLRKGTLKNILQQSGLTVEELIRILGK; this is encoded by the coding sequence ATGCCCGAGTTACCCAATGTGTCAGGCAAGGAACTTGTTTCTGCACTACAACGTGCAGGTTGGACTGTAAGGCGTATCGAGGGCTCTCATTACATCATGTGGAAGGATGGTTCTCCGCCTTTTCCGATACCAGTTCACGGCAACAAGGACTTAAGAAAAGGCACATTGAAGAATATCCTTCAACAGTCCGGTCTGACGGTGGAGGAATTGATTCGGATTTTGGGTAAATGA
- a CDS encoding DUF4376 domain-containing protein — MQVYFDVLPDGYIQQTTLGSPPSTVYGTLVELDNSDPNVQQALFNPLAYRYENGQLTYVGYEPPASVTPLEQVQQQQLQLIQQGYNATIEAGFVSNASGQADTYQIDETASAKWAGILATVAAGIAPQTITVKDIQGNPVTMTQAQFKQFALDGFNFLNAQEQQLWALEAEINAATTIEEVQAITWTPGTYTPQPAPSSSSSNSSSTSPSA, encoded by the coding sequence ATGCAGGTCTACTTCGATGTTCTTCCAGATGGCTACATCCAGCAAACTACCCTTGGCTCTCCTCCATCCACTGTATACGGGACGCTCGTCGAACTCGACAATTCCGATCCGAACGTGCAACAAGCGCTCTTCAACCCTCTCGCGTATCGATATGAGAACGGACAGTTAACCTACGTTGGCTATGAGCCGCCTGCCTCGGTCACTCCGCTTGAGCAGGTACAACAACAGCAACTGCAACTGATCCAACAAGGGTACAACGCCACTATCGAAGCAGGGTTCGTATCGAATGCGTCCGGTCAAGCCGACACGTATCAGATCGACGAGACGGCGAGTGCAAAGTGGGCAGGCATCTTGGCGACCGTTGCAGCAGGTATTGCACCACAGACGATTACCGTGAAGGACATCCAAGGGAATCCGGTCACGATGACGCAGGCGCAGTTCAAACAGTTTGCGTTGGACGGATTCAATTTCCTGAATGCGCAAGAACAGCAGTTATGGGCGCTTGAGGCGGAGATCAATGCGGCCACGACCATCGAAGAGGTGCAAGCGATCACGTGGACGCCCGGCACGTACACGCCTCAACCTGCGCCAAGTTCTTCGAGCAGTAACAGTAGTAGCACGAGTCCATCGGCATAA